A section of the Schistosoma haematobium chromosome ZW, whole genome shotgun sequence genome encodes:
- the MSH5_1 gene encoding MutS protein msh5, variant 2 (EggNog:ENOG410V9ZP~COG:L), whose product MMSISFMPNTLDDFGRKTFIRSLFPDNSKLFKALGGLLYKLTRNADDLRLAFNQNVLNIVDVQLLQRQDMLFVDKSAMKYLQIIDFHETYKINRGILPSEANISPTLFSATELQKWMGSPISSKEVITGRLDAVEFFLGGKGTQLLSEIRTLLKKVGNIQKIILRMQTSSAIPSDWRTIIHTLDAIEALITMCKPYCEKLYPVQELLLTNFDSAIIGNVKSWLVHVIDTEKTEKEQRFVVRRGVDTTLDKWNETYACLPDLLSQLAEDELGKLRENIRTCGLIYFPLVSN is encoded by the exons ATGATGAGCATTTCTTTTATGCCAAACACACTTGACGATTTTGGAAGAAAAACTTTCATTAGGTCTCTGTTTCCAGACAATTCAAAATTA TTTAAAGCTTTGGGTGGCTTGCTGTACAAGCTGACTCGCAACGCGGACGATTTACGTTTAGCATTTAATCAGAATGTATTGAATATCGTTGACGTACAGTTATTACAAAG ACAAGATATGCTATTCGTCGACAAGTCTGCGATGAAGTATCTACAAATTATCGACTTTCATGAAACATATAAAATAAACAGAGGAATACTTCCTTCTGAGGCAAATATCAGCCCTACATTATTCA GTGCCACAGAACTACAGAAATGGATGGGATCACCTATAAGCAGCAAAGAGGTAATAACAGGAAGATTGGATGCAGTGGAGTTTTTTCTGGGAGGGAAGGGAACCCAGTTACTGTCAGAAATAAGAACGCTACTAAAGAAGGTTGGAAATATACAG AAAATTATTCTCAGAATGCAAACATCTTCAGCTATACCAAGTGACTGGAGAACAATAATACAT ACTTTAGATGCAATCGAAGCTCTTATCACTATGTGTAAACCATATTGTGAAAAATTATATCCTGTCCAAGAATTGCTTCTAACAAACTTCGACTCAGCAATCATAGGAAACGTCAAATCATGGCTAGTTCACGTAATTGACACGGAGAAGACGGAAAAAGAACAAAGATTTGTTGTTCGACGTGGAGTCGACACTACTTTGGACAAAT GGAATGAAACATACGCTTGTCTTCCAGACTTGCTGTCACAGCTGGCAGAAGACGAACTTGGGAAATTACGAGAAAATATAAGAACGTGTGGACTAATTTACTTCCCTTTAGTAAGTAATTAG